The sequence AATACATTTCGGGTGACAACTCTATAGAAATGAAATCATCTCTGAACGACCATTTCGCTGGTAAATTATTTTTTCTCTGTCCACAGATGGAGGAGATATGGACTCGCGGGATTATGTGCAAATGCGTCGGGAAAGGAGGTTAAGAGAGGGGCTGAGAGAAGAGTCCTGCTCCCAGCATCACATTGGAAGCTTTGAGAAGTTTACCAAGGTGAGAAGTGCCAACCCATGGtgcttaaagcgatggttcggagtaatttcaccctagggtcctttgcacttGCCGGATggtactataccgctgcgtcgacgttacttccgtgatttgggaaaagcccgtaaaagtcctggcaggacgcgattacatcaacgttttttggtatatccagtttttaatattttttttttagctccGTTGTGGTATTTATACAAATTAGCTATAtgtaattacattatgccctgtttgcccatgttaacaaacaatttcaaaaaacttgtaatacattttttgtttgtcttgatgtaagtaatcaactcagtaattgtcaaggtgatatgtgaaggttaatttttTCCCCTATTCGCGTGAGAAAAATACTGAATAGGCGCATAAATAGGGTATATTTAggtctttttctaaactttcccctattgagattcttcggggctttttttcccttactcaggacatattgaggatacaaaatcagttaagtttgcttctgttgcaatttgttcaaccttttttcataaaatgactggactataaagtgcactcttaaaacgaatgtgttgaaaataacacaacttgtttttgacacatctctatgtccagatagagacaacatatttgttttaagagtgcttcaaaaccccagtgaaatgctcacgAGAGGCAGCTTTGTTGTCATTGTTGCATCCTGGTGTTCAGGATCTATGGTTGAGcagttatgttgttgttttgtttagcATTCATTGGGTACAAACGGTACGGTGATAAATCACAGCTCCGCCGCCTGCAGTTGGTTCAGAACTCAGTCGCCCGACTCTTCATCTGCTACCACATTGATTTTAAACTTCTACTAACAGTTCCCTCCATGGTCTGGCCCCCACGTTCCTGTCTGATCTTCTCCACCACCACATCCCCTCCAGAGCACTACGGTCAGCTGACCAACTGCTGTTGGAAGTGCCCAGAACCAGGCTAAAAGCCAAGGGGGACAGAGCCTTTGCAGTAGCAGCCCCCGGTCTCTGGAACTGCCTCCCCCTCCACATCCGCGCAGCCCAGTCTCTGAATATTTTTAAGTCCTTTTTAAAGACCCTTGTCACTTGCCTTTGATTAGTGTCTCTTTTTTTAAGTGCCAGTGCATAGTGTCCCCTGGTTACCTTTTAAATGTTCtctttttgcattattttaactCCTACAGTCATTGTCTTgtaggccttttttttttttttttttgcgcttAAGCACTTTATTGTGAAACACTTTGGTGTGGCTCAGCCGTCtgtaaatgtgctatagaaatacaaattgacttgacttgacttgactagaaCACCTAAAAGGCAAGTGAGACACCTACTGGAAAGCCAGGAGTAATGCTACCGTATGATTTTATCTAAGCACCCACCTCTAGTCAGTCTTATGTGTCTTGATCTGAGCATTATTACATTAGAATAGCAAGCAAAGACAACATGTACTTGCAAATTAATTAACTTTGCTAAACAAAGACAGACTGTGTCCTTTGCAATCCATTGATTATCAAATAAGTGACGCGtgtgtatttttatttatattttatcacAGGGGGTGGGGAGACGTGTGATGGAGAAACAGGGCTGGAGAGAAGGCGATCGGTTGGGCCATAGTCAGGTTGGCTTGGCTGACGCTCTGGAAAATGAGGGACAGCATCCAAACTGCAAGCGTGGCTTTGGGTAAGAACAGCATTGATGTTTGCGCTGTCCTTAACTGATTTTATCATTTAATTTATTGAATGTTTAAAGAAATCTAACTATCTTTTTTAATCAATCTTTCTTTATAGTTACCATGGAGAAAAACTGAACTCTTTTGTTAAAAAACCTAGAAGAGATTTTCACATTTCCACGGTGTATGATAAGCCCCTAGACATCGATAAGGGCGACAGTCTCTTGAGGCGCCAGCCGACCTCCAGCATGAAGTACAAAGGATGGCAACCAGGGGGCAGCATTGGACCAAGTAGATGACTATGTTAAACGGATTTTAGTGAAAAAATGTTGTTGGAAgacatttctttcacttttgtgCATTTACTGTATCAGTAAATTGTTTTAGAATCTTATTATGATATGATAGTGTCTTAATGTAATTATGTGCTGGTTTTTTTTACTATTAAAATGTCTTAATACATGAAATTCAAAGTCAAGAGTATTGCAAGGAACACAAAACTATTGCGCGGTAATgcaaaaataatgcaaaaaataaattccCACCTCGTAAAAAAAATCTTTATCATGATCTTTATCATTACCTTAATCGTCCTAATTTGACTTGGGTAGCCTAACTAACGCTACACACATGCATCGTGTTACAGAAACAAATGTCTAGTAAGCTAGCCAAATTGGTTGGTTACATTATTATCAGTAAAATGTTTCAGAAAAATGTTTTAGAATCTTATTATGATATGATGGTGTCAATGTAATtatgtgctgtttttttttttactattaaaATGTCTTAATACATGAAATTCAAAGTCAAGAGTATTGCAAGGAACACAAAACTATTGCGTggtaatgcaaaaaataaattccCACCTCGTAAAAAAAATCTTTATCATGATCCTTTGGGGATCACTTGAATGTCCCTAAAGGGAAATTTATTTTGGAGATgggaatttttatttttttgagctCCTATTGAGTTCCCTCGCAATAGTTTTGCATTCCCTCAAAATGTTTTTGCGTTCACTCACAACAAACTTTGGGTTCCTTCATAAAGTAAGAAGTGTTTTGAGGGAATAGAAAACTCTTGCATGGGAATGCAAAACGTATTGTGAGGGAATGCAAAATGTATTGCGAGGGAATACAAAGCTATTTAGAGGAAAGACAAAAGGCAAGACAAGTTTACTATATAGTGCATCTCATACACAGGGATAAATCAGTGTGCTTTATGTAAAAAGGCAAAGAATAATAGTAAATAAAAGCAGAAATGGACAATAGTTAAAACATACTTTATAAAGTAAAGCAcaataaatataataattaaaaacatGAAGTACACGGTAGAATAATTAAAGAGAGATTCAAAATGTGTTACTCGAGTGATCCTTAGTCAAACATccagtgaacagcagcactcttTAAAAACAGATTCTTGAAAGCAGCCCCGATTGTGTGGGCACATACCTTTAGGGCCCAACATGCCTGAATAGAGGCAAATATCCAGAGTTAGAgcttaaataaataataaatagagCAGACTGTGCTTGTTCTGTCTCAGTAGAATGACAGGAGGTCTACTTCACAGAATCACCCTTTGTCCAACTAAGGACGGGGCCAGTACTAAAATGAACAGCAGCAGCCTACTCACCCAAAGAGTGCTCTGTCAACTAGTGCATCTGATGAACAAGAAGTACATTTAACTATCAGAAAGTATCTGAacacagtttggtcttaagtctagatctACAGTTGGGGCACTTTTGATGTCATTCGAAAGTTTAAATGCCCTTCGGCGGCTCTATAGCAAAGATCCTTAGATCCATAGACCTATGTGAAAATATCATAGCCCCCGAAACCTGTAATTTGACAAGGTTAGGAATATTTAACCGGAAGTAAGACATTTTCCGGGTCAGGGTGTTCAACAACAAGGGAAGTCCGAGCGAACCGGGGAAttagcatagacagtaaaataaatagTTTCCGTGTTTGAGGATATGTGATAATCTTTCGCGTGTCAAGGATCAATGGGTTTATAATGTCTCTTCGGAGCTGTTCGTCCTCTTGTTAACATTACCTTAATCGTCCTAATTTGACTTGGGTAGCCTAACTAACGCTACACACATGCATCGTGTAACAGAAACAAATGTCTAGTAAGCTAGCCAAATTGGTTGGTTAAATTATTAATCAGTGCTGTTTCTTAATATATTTAATGTAACGTCAACGTCAGTTCACCTTCAGACTGACACATCGACTGTCCATCATGAACACTCCATCACAAAATGCTCGTCCAGCGCCATCCCTACACTTCGGCCAGGTGGTGATCGGACCCCCTGGTTCGGGTAAAACAACTTATTGCCGAGGAATGCAGGAGTTCCTGACATGTCTTGGTCGCAAAGTGGTAGTGGTGAATTTAGATCCAGCCAACGAGGGCTTGCCGTACCAATGCGATGTGGACATTTCAGAACTAGTAACACTTGATGATGTGATGGAGGGCTTGAAATTGGGGCCAAACGGAGGCCTTATATATTGCATGGAATACTTAGAGACAAATTTCGACTGGCTTGAGGCCAGGTTGAAGCAGCACCATGACAGCTATTTTCTTTTCGATTGCCCTGGACAAGTAGaactatacacacaccacaatgcGTTGAAGAACGTCTTTTCTCAGCTATCCAGATGGAACTTCAGGGTGGGTAGCTCTACTGAAAATGTACCAGTTCTGAAAATTATGCTGTGGGCCTATTTTGTCATCTGACCTGTTCTATCTCCTTTTCCAGTTGACAGCAGTGCACCTAGTGGATTCTCATTACTGTGCAGACCCAGCAAAGTTCATATCTGTGCTTTGTACATCCCTGTCGACTATGCTACACGTGGAACTTCCCCATGTCAATATCCTCTCCAAGATGGACCTGATTGAGCAGTATGGAAAGTTAGGTGAGCTTTGGATCATAAGACAATGTAGGATTTTTATCAGCTCTATTTTCTCCTGTTGTCATTTAGAGCTCCTTCGTTTTTGTATGTTAGTGGTTTCACTTGCTATAAATGTTTCATTCCATTTATTCATGTAGCAGACGCTtatatccaaagcaacttattaTGTCAGTTATATAATGAGGGCCATTGTCCCCCAGAGCAGAGGTGAAGTGCCtttctcaagggcacaacggtggaagccgggactTGAACACACATcgtttcaggctactgcatgctagtccagctccttagccactaagCTACTGTTTCATGTATTCCATCATTCACATCATGACATCCATGGATGCAGAACTAACTGAAATGTAATCTTGCATTTCCTTTGCTAGCTTTCAACCTAGACTTCTACACAGAAGTGATGGACTTGTCCTACCTGCTGGATCATCTGGCAGCAGATCCATTCTTTAAGAAGTTTCTCCATCTGAATGAGAAGCTGGCAGAGGTGATTCAGGACTACAGTCTAGTGTCCTTTGTGCCCCTCAATGTGCAGGTGAGACCTTGTACAATGCAGCTGTTTCATTAAGTATCCATGCAGTATGTATTTCAGAACATGTCTCACTTGATGTCTcagctatgtatgtatgtgggtggtgtgtgtggactaGTCAAGGAGTGTTTTGAGAGACTAGCATCCGTATCTGTTCAACTatgtcaaacacactgagggtgttaAATTAAGTACCGGTATGTGCACTCTTagtcatacattttttttatagttTTCTTCTTGCCAGAGTGATCTGTCATATCCTGGAAGGGTTTTGCAtatttctgttctgttttatggtaaatggactgcatttatgTAGCGCTTTAATCAACTCCTCCGAgcacccaaagtgctttacaatgtcatgcctcacatttacccattcacacacacactcatacaccgatggtggaggctgccatgcaaggcGCCAACCTGTTCATtgggagcactggggttaagtttcttgctcaagggcacttcgaCAGGATCAGGAGGAGTTgggctcgaactggcaaccTTCCAGTTGCTGTACGACGACTCTACTTCCTGAGCCACTGTCGCCTGTTTTAGTGTATAATATTTGGCATTCTCTCCCCTGTCTCTGTCCAGGACCGTGAGAGTATGGTCCAGGTTTTGCGCACAGTGGACAAAGCCAATGGCTACTGCTTTGGGGACCTGGAGGAGAGGAACCTTCAGGCCATGATGTCCGCAGCAGTGGGAGCAGACTTTCAGTTTGATGCGTATCCTTTCATataattttgttgtttttcttttcttttcattgtGCATATGttttgtgtgcacacatgtatcGGAACtgcccctattaccgtcggtcccgtatatccgctgtcttgcgtgtatgtgtcacttaatatccatttctatacaaaccaagacggtggattcctaaagaaacgcaagcacccacactataggtgtatctaaattagctatgtaccaaaaatgacattttaccgtgactcgaagagctgtaaacagtgttgtaaggctccgtgtacacatccgcttggagctccagtggaattttaatttcatgacgagaattctcggtctaatcatgtgccgttgaaacggcgtaaataggcaacccatcaggccagcactataactctggGCGTGGTAatcaaaatcggatatttcaggcagtaaatgctcccgttaacaaccaaaccagattttgttaaaatctacacacctatggctactgaaaaatgtaaggttcatttagcaaatgttattttgaagtgttaaaagacattgttgttttagaatttccgaacaaaagtggtgataattggtgtgtgtgcaaactgtgtgtgtgtgtgaagaggttTAACCCAATAGTGCACATTTAAGAGAGCATCATTTAAGTGCCAGACCAGGTTATAGTCCGTCATTGTAGTCCCCTGCACTCTAGTCCCCTGCTGTGAACAAAAGCTATATAAATGTGCATGGCTAGCAAGAGCCTGCCAACACCAAGCTGACCTGTGATTGTAAAAAGTGACAGGAATGCTTTATTTCCAGCATACACGTTGGTCATGCTTGATGCTATGTTACATAAACGTCACGTCTGTGCTACTGGCATTGTCTGAAAGCACACACGGGGACAGCATACTTTGATCTCTGTGTAAAATGCGTTTGTACCAGCGTCACAGGTATTTTGCCTTAACCTTCCTCACCAGAGCACTTGGGGTTCAGGAGCGCTACGTAGAGTCCAACGAGAAGACCGTGGCAGAGGAGGTCATGGATCTCTGAGATCATGCTAGCAGTTGAACTGCCCGAAGTAGTGCCTTAATGCCTCTGCACGTGAAAGGATGAGGTGGCCTGCTGGGTTGCCACAGATCAAAGTCAAGTAGCATCTTCTCCCATTCACCACTAGTTTGAGGTTTGGACAAAACAGCTGCTAGCGGTACTGACAGATGGCTATCACAGCCTATCAACATTTTGTTGCTGAAATAGCATAAAGATATGGGATggaagaagggaggggagaATGAGAGTAATGTTTTGCTCCATAAAGTTTTGATTGCCAAGGCGATTTGTAGACACTCCCTGCATCTCCTACAGCCTGGAATTTGTGATACATTCATCTGATAGATGTGATCAACAAATATtcaattaaaataatttatttttttaataataatgcTTTGTTATTTGTCAGATGACTGGTGTACTTGGCAAGTGGGAGGAatggaaagagacagaaatatagaGAGCCAAATTTAGTGCAGAACTAATAATCTGTCTGGTAAGActcagtgtctgtgtgggttCTTATTTCTTTCCAGCAACCGTTTTGTTTGTCTGCCTTCCCCAAAGCCTGGGGTTGCTATGGGGGCCGTCCGTGTGCTCGGCTGCGGTCACCTCGCACCAGGGTCTGAAAATGTGCTCATTAATGAAGCAGCCAGGGATCAGagcgagaggaggagaaggagggcggTCAAGGGAGCGGGGGGTGTCTGGTGGGCGAACAAACACTGCCGCCATCTTCACTGACCTCGCTGTGCTCTGGTAGACCTGGGGATGCAGAGGCCAACTAGTGTAAGAGGCTTCAGTGTAGTGGAGTCTTTTATATAATGGCCTTTCATTGGTTATGGGCATGTGACTGATTAAATGCAGCCTCATCATAAGCCATTGATTAGACATAATGTCCAAAAAGAAAAGTTTGTAGTATTACAGGCAGTTGTGTGCAAATGCCCCCAATGTGTGCGTCATAAGGGGCCAGGAGTTAGTTTCTACCACCCACATCCACCCCGCCCTCAACAAATGAGGGTAAACTTTATCCATTTGTGCTTGTATATGCACTTATTAACCTCTGCTAACAAACAACAGCACAGACCATCACACAATGGCAGCTGATCCTGGGGTGAGGCAGAGAATTTGGAAACTGATGCACTGTGACTGGTGTGGTCTAAGCCAACCCTATACAAGGTTTCTGCAGGGTCTAAACAGTTTAAAAAAGTTGTAAATTCAATAATTAAATTACTGTTAAAACATGAAGGCCTTAAAACGTCTTAAATACATTATAATACTACACCACTAGGTCTTTAATACGCTTAGGTAGGTCTTATGGAAGGTTGTTGTGGAACTAATAACTGATTTTTAAAAAGCATTGCAGCTGTTATAGAAGTTCAGAGAACAAATTTGTTTACTTTACTAAAAGAAAATGCCAGTATGGGTGTAAATAATTAAATTTCATTTATAATGAATTAATTTAAAAtggacaaaacacaaaacagttaAATATATGAAAATCTTTTTACCTCATGGAAATAAATGGAACCTACAGAAAATGTATTAGCTCTTTTGAGGCATTGTACCTGTTATGAGTCGCTTtggatgcttctacaacttgattagagtccacctgtgcctaaattaattaattGGCTATTATTAAGAAAGGCACACAACTGTTTATAAAAGATCTtgcagttgatggtgtatgtcagagtgaaaagcAAGCCATgatgttgagagaattgtccgtACACTTGCGAGGCAGGATTGTGTTGTGGCACAGATCTGGGGGTAGATACAAAAAATatctgcagcattgaaagtgctTAAGACTCCCACAAGCATGGTAGCGTCCATCATTCTCATGGAAATGTTTGGAATAACCAATATTTTTCGTAGATCAGGCcactcagccaaactgagtaatccaggatgaagggccttggtcagacaggtaaccaaagACCCactggtcactatgaatgagatttCAGAGTTCAGTGCTGCAGAAATGTActtgtatccttccccagatctcTGCCTTGACACAATCCTGTCCTGTCACACATgtctacggacaattctctcaacCTCGTGGCTTGCTTTTTGGGGAGTAttagagtattgtgtgtagattaatgaggaaaaaatgaattgaatccagtctgaaacataacaaaatctGGAAAACTTCAAAGGttctgaaaactttccggttgcactgtaaaTGTTAATGTAAGAGCTGCGCTGAGAGCTGAGATCTAAGCTTTTTAAGTTGCTGATTTCTGGGAGTCATAAGCAGGAAGCCCTGGGAAACCCTCTGTAGAATTAGATGGGAGCTTCTAAGACAGGACTTCAGATGTGTTTAAGAGAGCTTTGTACGCCAAGTTATACTTTTCCTCCCCAACTGTTTGGAGAGGGCTATCTCACAGGCTCTCCCACCTTCCTGTGACATTGTTGGATGTAGAGGTTTATGGTGAAGGAGCCCCAGTGGACGTGCAGGCCTTTAGCTCCATGGGCTCTGCAGCAGAGTCGGTAGTTGGGCTGAGATATGTCATAGCTTTCTATACCGTTGATTTAAGTGTTGCAGTATTTAGACATCTCTATGTATTTATATTGGATCTTTGTTTCGCATTTCCACTGGTATTGATGGTTTCTCTAATGCTGCGACATGAATTCACACAGCTGCAATAATCAGTAATAACCCATACCACCTTCGGTTTCATCTTTCAGGAGTAAAAGATTCAggagtaggcctattagctGATATATTACATTTTTTGGAATATTTGTTATTTACTCAAAACAATTTTCTTGAGATGtgaaaaaatgtttaatttattttttttacaataacATAAATAAAAGTCACAAGTATTGGGTCTTGAACAAAAAGAGTATGTATATGTACATTATTTTGAGTTTCCAGCACATTGCATTTTAAGGCACATATATCAAATAAGGTGCCATGACATTTGATTTGGACAGAACATGAGACACTTCTTTcatcacagacacagaaaagGAATAATTATATACAACAAACCAATTCAAGTTGGACATAAGCAAACTTTCTGCTGTCAAACACTTTATATAGGTAATATAGAACATTCAAATCATGGAAAGAAGTCATGGAATACaattattaaaaataaatagaCATCCAGTGTTACGGTCAttagcattattattattattattagttataTCCCAGTTCCACAGACATCCCAATAAGAATGGTTGGatcttatttatatatatttattttgttccatttaaACATTTAGTTATGCCAGCAAATGGTTACCAATTCAGTTAGGAGCAACATATAACCTGTGGTCCTTCAACCCTTCTTATGGAATGTCTATTCTGTTTTTCACTCAGTCAGTTTGGCTTCCTCTGAGAGAAGCCATGCAGGTCGgctggccagagagagagagaggacgtgTCCGTCTACAACACTGACCCTCAGTAACTCTGGGCCACCGGCGTTGTCCACGAGGCCGTGAGGCGGGCGATGGAGCTCTCAAACTGAGCCTCGCCGCCTCCACCCACCTCGCCGAGCCCTGTGTCGTA is a genomic window of Alosa sapidissima isolate fAloSap1 chromosome 10, fAloSap1.pri, whole genome shotgun sequence containing:
- the gpn2 gene encoding GPN-loop GTPase 2 — encoded protein: MNTPSQNARPAPSLHFGQVVIGPPGSGKTTYCRGMQEFLTCLGRKVVVVNLDPANEGLPYQCDVDISELVTLDDVMEGLKLGPNGGLIYCMEYLETNFDWLEARLKQHHDSYFLFDCPGQVELYTHHNALKNVFSQLSRWNFRLTAVHLVDSHYCADPAKFISVLCTSLSTMLHVELPHVNILSKMDLIEQYGKLAFNLDFYTEVMDLSYLLDHLAADPFFKKFLHLNEKLAEVIQDYSLVSFVPLNVQDRESMVQVLRTVDKANGYCFGDLEERNLQAMMSAAVGADFQFDAALGVQERYVESNEKTVAEEVMDL